In Nomia melanderi isolate GNS246 chromosome 4, iyNomMela1, whole genome shotgun sequence, the following are encoded in one genomic region:
- the LOC116425437 gene encoding thioester-containing protein 1 allele R1 isoform X1, whose protein sequence is MQPARLIFDIFKQIRSERIKMSFLWFFFFLCYISANIQAEPYYSIIAPKVVRPDSEYHVAVSTTGISTTSVIYIELNGQLDNGHTYNVSQIIEVQPYSTRILKLEIGDIVPGKYKILARGLSGIDFSNEKPITYIHKSYTVLIQTDRAIYKPGNKVMFRCILLNSRLRPTLARLIDIYITDGKGNRIKQWVRPPVTHGIFNGEIELSESPVLGTWKITANIGDQIFDKEFEVAEYVLPNFEVNIVAPKHFTFKDSKITATVYAKYTYGKPVKGEATITVYPDIFSGVIQPIYQQPVRKVIPIDGKAVISFDIESELKLSGDYERPVIIDVAVEESLTGRRQNTSMQVTLHRHKYTMDLIKTSEYYKPGLKYTAFIKLAYHDGSPVQDNKNPVTIMYGYTYNQSAYTIISKILDKNGMVQLDFYPSKNNDNMSFPLNIEAQYLSLHEWFPSTNQAMSKNNEYIQAILKTENPTVNQEIEIEVNSTIPLKYINYEIFGRGDILDAGSIYVQNKYTTTFKFLATYVMAPTVHVIVYYVGSDGEVIADALDIELEGVLQNFVDIKVAPEEVGPGENVNLIITSKPNSFVGLLGVDQRSILLKSGNDISHEQVYKELKSYDMIEDSPYVDSVFDRYLWSRGSASASDVFSESGAIIMTNGYIHENFPIRQPGILEGRITGSPHGASTLRPDIGPPVTHKLATRPPLAGPYAFSRIPTPVWNKPRVFLMHDILNTWLFTNFSSGYDGKNELKRSVPDSITSWVLTAFSVNDVHGLGLIKEPRKLKVFRPFFIVMDLPYSVIRGEIVAIQIVVFNYMNKAVEAEVLLTHEGQFDFAEISNDVHDVPKLELYRKKKVEVKANSGSSVSFMIIPRDLGYITIKATANSILAGDSVEHKLLVKAEGETQFINKAAFLDLRSSSSAMTNFTIDIPKNAVQGSEHIEISAVGDILGPSILNLANLIRMPSGCGEQNMLNFVPNIMILNYLKNTNQLTQAVQGKALRYMEIGYQRELTYRHDDGSFSAFGSSDTSGSTWLTAFVAKAFKQAMEHILIEGRIIDEALQWLSNNQAPNGSFPEVGKVSHRDMQGGAAKGLALTAFTLIAFLENDDSNGKHRNTINKGIDYIVRNVNDLNDIYALSICTYVLNLAKHPYENAAFNLLESKAMMKGDLKWWNKPVPKDDKNPWYSLPRSVDVEMTSYALLTYLRRNLVSDSIPLMKWLVKQRNAEGGFSSTQDTVIGIQALAKLGEKLASKNNAISITFMYEGGGQSQMNINSDNSMILQKHILPRKTRLVNVTGTGSGFALVQISFQYNLNVTGAWPLFTLDPQVDKNSNANHLQLSICSGFVPTKEANQSNMVVMEVSLPSGFTADRDSLPSLEVSQNVKRVETKDGDTVVILYFDEMDRQEYCPTVSAFRTHKVAKQKPVPVTIYDYYDSSRKARAFYEPRKATLCDLCKEEDCEDLCVSQLGKQEDSSQSATSHLSACVYLQSLLMLFSVVYFKYL, encoded by the exons ATGCAACCTGCGAGGTTGATATTTGACATCTTTAAACAGATTCGATCAG aacGAATAAAAATGAGTTTCCTTTGGTTCTTTTTTTTCCTGTGCTACATATCTGCAAATATACAAGCTGAACC GTATTATAGTATAATTGCGCCAAAAGTGGTTCGACCTGATTCAGAATACCATGTAGCAGTAAGCACAACTGGTATCTCAACAACATCAGTAATATATATCGAATTAAATGGCCAGCTGGATAATGGACATACATACAATGTATCCCAAATTATAGAAGTACAACCTTATTCTACAAGAATTTTAAAGCTTGAG attGGAGATATTGTAcctggaaaatataaaatacttgcACGTGGTCTATCAggaattgatttttcaaatgaaaaaccaATCACATACATTCATAAGAGTTACACAGTTCTTATTCAGACTGATAGAGCAATTTACAAACCAGGGAATAAAGTTATGTTTAGATgcattttattgaattcaagACTTAGACCTACTCTTGCTAGATTAATAGATATTTACATTACG gaTGGAAAAGGAAACAGAATTAAACAATGGGTTCGCCCTCCTGTAACGCATGGAATATTTAATggagaaattgaattatcagaATCACCTGTGTTAGGTACTTGGAAAATTACTGCTAATATTGGTGATCAAATATTCGACAAAGAGTTCGAAGTTGCTGAGTATGTTCTTCCTAATTTTGAAGTTAACATAGTTGCTCCcaaacattttacatttaaagaCTCAAAAATTACTGCAACAGTATATGCAAA GTATACTTATGGCAAGCCAGTGAAGGGTGAGGCAACGATTACCGTTTATCCTGATATCTTTTCGGGCGTTATTCAACCAATTTATCAACAGCCTGTGCGGAAAGTGATACCTATTGATGGAAAAGCAGTAATTAGTTTTGATATTGAATCTGAACTTAA ACTATCTGGTGATTATGAAAGACCAGTTATAATTGACGTTGCAGTGGAAGAATCTTTAACTGGTAGACGACAAAATACTTCTATGCAAGTAACGCTACACAGGCATAAATACACAAtggatttaataaaaacatcagAGTATTATAAACCTGGTTTAAAGTATACAGCCTTT ATAAAACTGGCATACCATGATGGATCACCAGTTCAAGATAACAAAAATCCTGTTACAATAATGTATGGATACACTTATAATCAGTCTGCATATACTATTATTAGTAAAATCCTAGACAAAAATGGTATGGTGCAACTGGATTTTTATCcatcaaaaaataatgataatatgtCATTTCCATTAAATATTGAG gcACAATACCTGAGTCTCCATGAATGGTTTCCATCGACAAATCAAGCTATGTCCAAAAACAATGAATATATACAAGCCATTCTGAAAACTGAAAATCCTACT GTTAATCAAGAGATTGAAATTGAAGTGAACTCTACGATTCCgttaaaatacattaattatgaaatattcggACGTGGCGATATATTAGACGCTGGTTCTATATATGTACAAAACAAATACACAACAACTTTTAA ATTTCTGGCAACATATGTTATGGCTCCTACTGTGCATGTAATTGTATACTATGTAGGAAGTGATGGAGAAGTAATTGCTGATGCTTTGGATATAGAATTAGAAGGAGTGCTTCAAAACTtt GTGGATATTAAAGTGGCACCCGAAGAAGTTGGACCAggagaaaatgttaatttaatcaTTACTTCAAAACCAAATTCATTTGTTGGATTATTAGGTGTGGATCAAAGATCTATTTTACTTAAATCTGGCAATGATATTTCACAT GAACAAGTATATAAAGAGTTAAAATCATATGACATGATAGAAGATTCGCCATATGTGGATTCAGTTTTCGATCGATACCTTTGGAGTCGTGGATCAGCTTCAGCAAGTGATGTTTTCAGC GAAAGTGGTGCTATTATTATGACAAATGGATATATTCACGAAAATTTCCCAATTC GACAACCGGGAATATTGGAAGGTAGAATAACAGGCTCGCCTCATGGTGCATCTACACTCCGGCCAGACATTGGTCCACCTGTTACGCACAAACTAGCAACAAGACCACCATTGGCAGGTCCTTATGCCTTCTCTCGCATCCCAACTCCTGTCTGGAATAAGCCCCGTGTATTCCTAATGCATGACATCTTAAACACCTGGCTTTTTACAAACTTCTCTTCAGG gtATGATGGAAAGAATGAACTGAAAAGAAGTGTACCTGATTCTATTACATCATGGGTATTGACAGCATTTTCTGTGAATGATGTTCATGGATTGGGACTAATAAAAGAACCAAGGAAG CTAAAAGTTTTCAGACCATTTTTCATTGTTATGGATCTTCCTTATTCTGTGATTCGAGGAGAAATTGTTGCGATACAAATTGTAGTTTTCAATTACATGAATAAGGCTGTAGAAGCAGAAGTATTATTGACGCATGAAGGTCAATTTGATTTTGCGGAAATTTCTAATGATGTGCACGATGTACCAA AATTGGAATTGTACCGTAAAAAGAAAGTCGAGGTAAAGGCTAATTCTGGTTCCAGTGTTTCATTTATGATCATTCCAAGAGATTTGGGTTACATTACAATTAAAGCAACTGCAAATAGCATATTAGCTGGTGACAGTGTTGAACATAAACTACttgtaaaa GCAGAAGGAGAAACACAATTCATTAACAAAGCTGCTTTCTTAGACCTTAGAAGTTCATCTAGTGCAATGACCAATTTCACAATAGATATACCTAAAAACGCTGTACAAGGTTCTGAACatattgaaatatctgcagTAG gtGATATTTTGGGCCCTAGCATTCTAAATCTAGCAAACTTAATTAGAATGCCTTCTGGTTGTGGAGAACAGaatatgttaaattttgttccaaatataatgatattaaattatctaAAA AATACAAATCAGTTAACACAAGCAGTACAAGGTAAAGCTTTAAGATATATGGAAATAGGTTACCAAAGAGAGTTGACTTACAGACATGATGATGGATCATTTAGTGCATTTGGCTCGTCTGATACTAGTGGAAGTACATG GCTCACTGCTTTTGTAGCCAAAGCGTTCAAGCAAGCTATGgaacatattttaattgaagGTAGGATAATAGATGAAGCTTTGCAATGGTTATCAAATAATCAAGCTCCAAATGGAAGCTTTCCGGAAGTAGGAAAAGTTAGTCATCGTGATATGCAAGGTGGAGCTGCAAAAGGTCTTGCACTCACAGCATTCACTCTTATTGCTTTTCTGGAAAATGAT GATTCTAATGGAAAACATAGAAACACAATAAACAAAGGAATTGATTACATTGTCCGTAATGTGAATGATCTAAATGATATCTATGCTTTGAGTATTTGCACATATGTTTTAAATTTGGCAAAGCATCCATATGAGAATGCTGCATTTAATTTACTAGAATCCAAAGCTATGATGAAAGGAGACCTTAAATGGTGGAATAAACCTGTACCTAAAGACGATAAAAATCCATGGTATTCTCTACCACGGTCTGTTGACGTAGAAATGACATCCTATGCTTTATTAACTTATCTCAGACGTAATCTAGTCTCTGATTCGATACCTCTAATGAAATGGCTTGTAAAACAAAGAAACGCTGAAGGTGGTTTTTCATCCACAcag GACACTGTGATTGGAATACAAGCATTGGCAAAATTAGGTGAGAAACTAGCATCAAAGAATAATGctatttcaataacatttatgTACGAGGGAGGTGGACAAAgtcaaatgaatataaattctgaTAATTCTATGATACTCCAAAAGCATATA CTTCCTAGGAAAACGCGACTCGTTAACGTCACAGGTACTGGAAGTGGATTTGCCTTAGTTCAAATTTCATtccaatataatttaaatgtaactgGAGCTTGGCCACTTTTTACTTTGGATCCCCAGGTCGACAAAAATTCCAATGCCAATCATTTACAGCTTTCAATTTGTTCTGg GTTTGTACCAACGAAAGAAGCGAACCAAAGTAATATGGTTGTGATGGAAGTTAGTCTACCATCTGGTTTCACTGCTGATAGAGATTCGCTGCCAAGTCTTGAAGTTTCGCAAAATGTAAAACGCGTAGAAACTAAAGACGGAGATACagtagtaatattatattttgacgAG ATGGACAGGCAAGAATATTGTCCCACAGTATCTGCATTTAGAACACACAAAGTAGCTAAACAAAAACCTGTACCAGTTACTATATATGATTATTATGATTCCT CAAGAAAAGCAAGAGCATTTTATGAACCAAGGAAAGCAACACTTTGTGACTTATGCAAAGAAGAAGACTGTGAAGATTTATGTGTATCACAACTTGGTAAACAAGAGGATTCATCTCAGTCTGCTACATCACACCTATCTGCCTGTGTATACTTACAGTCATTACTTATGCTGTTCTCcgttgtatattttaaatatttgtag
- the LOC116425437 gene encoding thioester-containing protein 1 allele R1 isoform X4, which produces MQPARLIFDIFKQIRSERIKMSFLWFFFFLCYISANIQAEPYYSIIAPKVVRPDSEYHVAVSTTGISTTSVIYIELNGQLDNGHTYNVSQIIEVQPYSTRILKLEIGDIVPGKYKILARGLSGIDFSNEKPITYIHKSYTVLIQTDRAIYKPGNKVMFRCILLNSRLRPTLARLIDIYITDGKGNRIKQWVRPPVTHGIFNGEIELSESPVLGTWKITANIGDQIFDKEFEVAEYVLPNFEVNIVAPKHFTFKDSKITATVYAKYTYGKPVKGEATITVYPDIFSGVIQPIYQQPVRKVIPIDGKAVISFDIESELKLSGDYERPVIIDVAVEESLTGRRQNTSMQVTLHRHKYTMDLIKTSEYYKPGLKYTAFIKLAYHDGSPVQDNKNPVTIMYGYTYNQSAYTIISKILDKNGMVQLDFYPSKNNDNMSFPLNIEAQYLSLHEWFPSTNQAMSKNNEYIQAILKTENPTVNQEIEIEVNSTIPLKYINYEIFGRGDILDAGSIYVQNKYTTTFKFLATYVMAPTVHVIVYYVGSDGEVIADALDIELEGVLQNFVDIKVAPEEVGPGENVNLIITSKPNSFVGLLGVDQRSILLKSGNDISHEQVYKELKSYDMIEDSPYVDSVFDRYLWSRGSASASDVFSESGAIIMTNGYIHENFPILYYRSGLELSFPAAAGSPIAFKSSEKMKVRKNFPETWLWQMLDVGYDGKNELKRSVPDSITSWVLTAFSVNDVHGLGLIKEPRKLKVFRPFFIVMDLPYSVIRGEIVAIQIVVFNYMNKAVEAEVLLTHEGQFDFAEISNDVHDVPKLELYRKKKVEVKANSGSSVSFMIIPRDLGYITIKATANSILAGDSVEHKLLVKAEGETQFINKAAFLDLRSSSSAMTNFTIDIPKNAVQGSEHIEISAVGDILGPSILNLANLIRMPSGCGEQNMLNFVPNIMILNYLKNTNQLTQAVQGKALRYMEIGYQRELTYRHDDGSFSAFGSSDTSGSTWLTAFVAKAFKQAMEHILIEGRIIDEALQWLSNNQAPNGSFPEVGKVSHRDMQGGAAKGLALTAFTLIAFLENDDSNGKHRNTINKGIDYIVRNVNDLNDIYALSICTYVLNLAKHPYENAAFNLLESKAMMKGDLKWWNKPVPKDDKNPWYSLPRSVDVEMTSYALLTYLRRNLVSDSIPLMKWLVKQRNAEGGFSSTQDTVIGIQALAKLGEKLASKNNAISITFMYEGGGQSQMNINSDNSMILQKHILPRKTRLVNVTGTGSGFALVQISFQYNLNVTGAWPLFTLDPQVDKNSNANHLQLSICSGFVPTKEANQSNMVVMEVSLPSGFTADRDSLPSLEVSQNVKRVETKDGDTVVILYFDEMDRQEYCPTVSAFRTHKVAKQKPVPVTIYDYYDSSRKARAFYEPRKATLCDLCKEEDCEDLCVSQLGKQEDSSQSATSHLSACVYLQSLLMLFSVVYFKYL; this is translated from the exons ATGCAACCTGCGAGGTTGATATTTGACATCTTTAAACAGATTCGATCAG aacGAATAAAAATGAGTTTCCTTTGGTTCTTTTTTTTCCTGTGCTACATATCTGCAAATATACAAGCTGAACC GTATTATAGTATAATTGCGCCAAAAGTGGTTCGACCTGATTCAGAATACCATGTAGCAGTAAGCACAACTGGTATCTCAACAACATCAGTAATATATATCGAATTAAATGGCCAGCTGGATAATGGACATACATACAATGTATCCCAAATTATAGAAGTACAACCTTATTCTACAAGAATTTTAAAGCTTGAG attGGAGATATTGTAcctggaaaatataaaatacttgcACGTGGTCTATCAggaattgatttttcaaatgaaaaaccaATCACATACATTCATAAGAGTTACACAGTTCTTATTCAGACTGATAGAGCAATTTACAAACCAGGGAATAAAGTTATGTTTAGATgcattttattgaattcaagACTTAGACCTACTCTTGCTAGATTAATAGATATTTACATTACG gaTGGAAAAGGAAACAGAATTAAACAATGGGTTCGCCCTCCTGTAACGCATGGAATATTTAATggagaaattgaattatcagaATCACCTGTGTTAGGTACTTGGAAAATTACTGCTAATATTGGTGATCAAATATTCGACAAAGAGTTCGAAGTTGCTGAGTATGTTCTTCCTAATTTTGAAGTTAACATAGTTGCTCCcaaacattttacatttaaagaCTCAAAAATTACTGCAACAGTATATGCAAA GTATACTTATGGCAAGCCAGTGAAGGGTGAGGCAACGATTACCGTTTATCCTGATATCTTTTCGGGCGTTATTCAACCAATTTATCAACAGCCTGTGCGGAAAGTGATACCTATTGATGGAAAAGCAGTAATTAGTTTTGATATTGAATCTGAACTTAA ACTATCTGGTGATTATGAAAGACCAGTTATAATTGACGTTGCAGTGGAAGAATCTTTAACTGGTAGACGACAAAATACTTCTATGCAAGTAACGCTACACAGGCATAAATACACAAtggatttaataaaaacatcagAGTATTATAAACCTGGTTTAAAGTATACAGCCTTT ATAAAACTGGCATACCATGATGGATCACCAGTTCAAGATAACAAAAATCCTGTTACAATAATGTATGGATACACTTATAATCAGTCTGCATATACTATTATTAGTAAAATCCTAGACAAAAATGGTATGGTGCAACTGGATTTTTATCcatcaaaaaataatgataatatgtCATTTCCATTAAATATTGAG gcACAATACCTGAGTCTCCATGAATGGTTTCCATCGACAAATCAAGCTATGTCCAAAAACAATGAATATATACAAGCCATTCTGAAAACTGAAAATCCTACT GTTAATCAAGAGATTGAAATTGAAGTGAACTCTACGATTCCgttaaaatacattaattatgaaatattcggACGTGGCGATATATTAGACGCTGGTTCTATATATGTACAAAACAAATACACAACAACTTTTAA ATTTCTGGCAACATATGTTATGGCTCCTACTGTGCATGTAATTGTATACTATGTAGGAAGTGATGGAGAAGTAATTGCTGATGCTTTGGATATAGAATTAGAAGGAGTGCTTCAAAACTtt GTGGATATTAAAGTGGCACCCGAAGAAGTTGGACCAggagaaaatgttaatttaatcaTTACTTCAAAACCAAATTCATTTGTTGGATTATTAGGTGTGGATCAAAGATCTATTTTACTTAAATCTGGCAATGATATTTCACAT GAACAAGTATATAAAGAGTTAAAATCATATGACATGATAGAAGATTCGCCATATGTGGATTCAGTTTTCGATCGATACCTTTGGAGTCGTGGATCAGCTTCAGCAAGTGATGTTTTCAGC GAAAGTGGTGCTATTATTATGACAAATGGATATATTCACGAAAATTTCCCAATTC TATACTACAGGTCTGGTTTAGAGCTCTCCTTTCCAGCCGCTGCTGGAAGTCCAATTGCATTCAAATCATCAGAGAAGATGAAAGTACGCAAGAATTTTCCTGAAACTTGGCTTTGGCAAATGCTTGATGTTGG gtATGATGGAAAGAATGAACTGAAAAGAAGTGTACCTGATTCTATTACATCATGGGTATTGACAGCATTTTCTGTGAATGATGTTCATGGATTGGGACTAATAAAAGAACCAAGGAAG CTAAAAGTTTTCAGACCATTTTTCATTGTTATGGATCTTCCTTATTCTGTGATTCGAGGAGAAATTGTTGCGATACAAATTGTAGTTTTCAATTACATGAATAAGGCTGTAGAAGCAGAAGTATTATTGACGCATGAAGGTCAATTTGATTTTGCGGAAATTTCTAATGATGTGCACGATGTACCAA AATTGGAATTGTACCGTAAAAAGAAAGTCGAGGTAAAGGCTAATTCTGGTTCCAGTGTTTCATTTATGATCATTCCAAGAGATTTGGGTTACATTACAATTAAAGCAACTGCAAATAGCATATTAGCTGGTGACAGTGTTGAACATAAACTACttgtaaaa GCAGAAGGAGAAACACAATTCATTAACAAAGCTGCTTTCTTAGACCTTAGAAGTTCATCTAGTGCAATGACCAATTTCACAATAGATATACCTAAAAACGCTGTACAAGGTTCTGAACatattgaaatatctgcagTAG gtGATATTTTGGGCCCTAGCATTCTAAATCTAGCAAACTTAATTAGAATGCCTTCTGGTTGTGGAGAACAGaatatgttaaattttgttccaaatataatgatattaaattatctaAAA AATACAAATCAGTTAACACAAGCAGTACAAGGTAAAGCTTTAAGATATATGGAAATAGGTTACCAAAGAGAGTTGACTTACAGACATGATGATGGATCATTTAGTGCATTTGGCTCGTCTGATACTAGTGGAAGTACATG GCTCACTGCTTTTGTAGCCAAAGCGTTCAAGCAAGCTATGgaacatattttaattgaagGTAGGATAATAGATGAAGCTTTGCAATGGTTATCAAATAATCAAGCTCCAAATGGAAGCTTTCCGGAAGTAGGAAAAGTTAGTCATCGTGATATGCAAGGTGGAGCTGCAAAAGGTCTTGCACTCACAGCATTCACTCTTATTGCTTTTCTGGAAAATGAT GATTCTAATGGAAAACATAGAAACACAATAAACAAAGGAATTGATTACATTGTCCGTAATGTGAATGATCTAAATGATATCTATGCTTTGAGTATTTGCACATATGTTTTAAATTTGGCAAAGCATCCATATGAGAATGCTGCATTTAATTTACTAGAATCCAAAGCTATGATGAAAGGAGACCTTAAATGGTGGAATAAACCTGTACCTAAAGACGATAAAAATCCATGGTATTCTCTACCACGGTCTGTTGACGTAGAAATGACATCCTATGCTTTATTAACTTATCTCAGACGTAATCTAGTCTCTGATTCGATACCTCTAATGAAATGGCTTGTAAAACAAAGAAACGCTGAAGGTGGTTTTTCATCCACAcag GACACTGTGATTGGAATACAAGCATTGGCAAAATTAGGTGAGAAACTAGCATCAAAGAATAATGctatttcaataacatttatgTACGAGGGAGGTGGACAAAgtcaaatgaatataaattctgaTAATTCTATGATACTCCAAAAGCATATA CTTCCTAGGAAAACGCGACTCGTTAACGTCACAGGTACTGGAAGTGGATTTGCCTTAGTTCAAATTTCATtccaatataatttaaatgtaactgGAGCTTGGCCACTTTTTACTTTGGATCCCCAGGTCGACAAAAATTCCAATGCCAATCATTTACAGCTTTCAATTTGTTCTGg GTTTGTACCAACGAAAGAAGCGAACCAAAGTAATATGGTTGTGATGGAAGTTAGTCTACCATCTGGTTTCACTGCTGATAGAGATTCGCTGCCAAGTCTTGAAGTTTCGCAAAATGTAAAACGCGTAGAAACTAAAGACGGAGATACagtagtaatattatattttgacgAG ATGGACAGGCAAGAATATTGTCCCACAGTATCTGCATTTAGAACACACAAAGTAGCTAAACAAAAACCTGTACCAGTTACTATATATGATTATTATGATTCCT CAAGAAAAGCAAGAGCATTTTATGAACCAAGGAAAGCAACACTTTGTGACTTATGCAAAGAAGAAGACTGTGAAGATTTATGTGTATCACAACTTGGTAAACAAGAGGATTCATCTCAGTCTGCTACATCACACCTATCTGCCTGTGTATACTTACAGTCATTACTTATGCTGTTCTCcgttgtatattttaaatatttgtag